The Montipora foliosa isolate CH-2021 chromosome 10, ASM3666993v2, whole genome shotgun sequence genomic sequence gcagttagtcGGGTCGATAAAATGTCCGTGGAGCAAGggggacttttgtctgattggttgataatttGCTTGTGCCCAGGCCTTTTTGACACGCGAGCGagcgaaataacaaacaaaatggcggccgaagatgtcttgttcgattacttgctataggaattttttttagccACAGCATCGTGTACACCttttttctttcggaataggcctttttcacaggTCGGCCATCTTGGCATTGAAACGAGGCTAATAACGCAGAAAACCCAAGATGGCGGCGTATCATTGTTGCGTTCCGCTATGTGTCAATGATTCTCGGAAGAAAAAaccagaaatttcttttcacAGCTTTCCAACTGATCCGAAACGGCGTGCTGAATGGATAGTCAAGATTCGCAGAGACCCTGGAGACCTTTTTCaggtttgttttttacaatattaCCTTTTATATTTCTGTAGAGTGTATAAACGAAACTAACGAAAGGTCAAATTATTGTTTACAAATAccgtttcaaaattaatttgcttGATAAGACTCGGCATTTGAGATTTTCAACCACTGTAAAACTGCTGCTGAAAGTTTGGTTTAAGgtacaatgaaaataaaaatccactTGACTAGGCTGGGAGTGCttttgtgtacatgtatttatattCAGTGTAAGTTGAATGTTATTGTATCTCACTTTGCTAATTTAAATGAGTCAGTCTTTCCGGGCCAGCCTTACATTAACCATTTCGCTGAAAAGTTCTGAAATTCAGTTCTCCTAACTGATGACCATTAAAACCTTTGTTAGCTGTTTCTGAGAAATATTTGGACACTGTCCCCTAGttgatgatttttttaaattatcatTACCTGTCTCCTTGTCATAGTACTGAGATCGTTAGAAGAATTTTTTTGCTAGTAACTCCTTGGAATGATAGGGTTAATATGCAGAAAGTaacttatttttctgtttcCTTTAGGTTAAACCTCACACAAAAGTCTGCTCAGCACATTTCACATCCACTGACTTTAAAAGATGTTTAACTGGAAGAATTGTTGCAATCTGCTGTTCCTTCAGTCTTCTCTTGGACAACAGACAAACACACACGGCCCTCTCCGGCTAAAAGAAGATATTTTGAGACAGTTTCTGATCAAACTTCGACAGATTTCTGtggaaaaaaagatattttaaagCCACCATCTGGAGATCACGATTACTGTCTTGCTCAAGAGAAAGCTGAAGAAGTTCATTCTCAACTGGTGGCTGCCAAGAGGGAAATTGAGAGGTTACAAAAAAGAACTTGGAAGGGCCAAAAGTTTAAGTAGGTTTGGATTGTTGCGATACTCATACAATGaagaaatgatcaatttctaTACTGGCTTTCCTTCTTGGAAGCTGCttgaaatgtttatttctttgGTCAAGCCTTGTGCCGACAAAATTAAAACATGGTCACAAGAACAGCGGAATAGagttaaacaaaacaaagacatccCAGTTGCAGTGAACCATGATACAAATTATGCATTTGTTTCTACCCTTTGTACTGAAGatcaacttttcctttttctctgcAAAATCAAACTTGGTCTGTTTGAACAAGACTTGGCAGAGAGGTTTCAAATCTCGATTTCTACAGTAAGCAGAACTTTAGTCACATGGACaaattatctttatttcttACTGGGTTCCTTGCCCATTTGGCCAAGCAGGGAGCAAGTAGACAAGACCATGCCAAGGTCATTTAAAGATGCTTTTCCCACAGTTAGAGTGATAATTGACTGCACGGAAATTAAAGTACAGACACCGTCTTCTTTAACTCTACattctgaattttattcaaaCTACAAGAGTGCTACTACCTTAAAGGGTTTGATTGGTATCTCACCAACCGGAGCGGTATCTTTTGTATCTGCCCTCTACACTGGATCTATAAGCGACCGGGAAATCACCCGAAGATCAGGGCTAGTTGACCTACTAGAACCAAATGATGGGGTAATGGCAGACAAAGGATTTACCATCGAGGATATCTTAACTCCAAGAAATTGCACATTAAACATCCCTCCATTCCTGAGAGAAAAACCCCAGTTTTCTGCAGATGATGTGAAGAAAACACAACAAATCGCAAAGCTGAGAATACACGTGGAACGTGCCATACGTAGAGCAAAGGAATATCACTTATTTGACTCCATTGTTCCACTGTCTTTGTTTTCCTCGATTAACCAACTGTGGACAGTCTGCTGTATCCTAACAAACTTTAAAGGACCATTATTCTGACAGTGAACATTATTGTTCTTTGATAGATCCAGGAGGAAGGGGCTAGAGGCTGTAGGAGAGGTCCTGCACTCCTCACATCCTTAGATCTGAGAGTaaagattgttttgaaatttgtaaCACAGAAAGATCACTACTCTCTGGCTATTGTGTAATAAAATTATTCCTGTATTTCACCTTGCCATGTACCACTTAGACTTCTTTGACTTCTCTCTCATGGTACACCTGTAATAGATATTTTATTATggctgtgacccccccccccccccccaaaaataaaataaaataaaataaaataaaataaaataaataaataaataaataaataaaaaacatcCTAAAATTCCTGGATCAGCCAATTtcgtaataattatttttgacaGTCACAATGGCACAAACCGTTGCAcagaaataacaataataccTTTATTAATCAGCTAGTATTgctttaattttgtaaaaagaaaTTGTAGCCTTCAAAACAATGATGTTTCCATCTAACCGTACAAGTGTAGCTtgcaaaattttatgaatatcaCCTCTCTCACAGGAATGGAAGAAGATACTTTGAAGATACTTTATCATCACAGTAAGCCAGTAATAATGGAATGACATTTAGATGAAGATTGAAACATCAATTCAAAGGTCAATGCAGCTTTTTCCTGGAATTAGGCTTACAATAATGTGCACAGGAAAAACTCAaagtaaaatatgtttaaagtagTGCACATGGAATCAAAAAATTCCTGGTCAAAGTAAATTCTTTCGATGTGGTAGTCATCTTTGCATAATACCATTAGGTCACACCACTGCATTCCAGTTAAACCTAACTGACCCTGGATCTGATAGTAGTATTCATGAGACTTTTTCAACTTCAGCTCACCATTAATACGCCTTagacattttgcattttgcactGACAAACATTGCAAACATTTAGCCTCCATTAAGCCAAATCGATCATCATTCTCACTTGGGTCGAAGACAATGTAATCAGGACTTGCACCCAAGTTTGGACAACCTGGGTTGATGACAAATCCTGATCTCCTAACATTGACACTTTTAAGTTGTGCATATGTTGCAGCAGCATTCCCCTCATTGGCCAGTCCAAATCTCATTGCTTGTGTCTGTCTGACAGGTTTTTTCAACTGAGTCACCAGGGTTTCATAGTCTTTTTTCCTTGCTGCAACCCTTTTGAATTTTGATGCAGTAATTCGTTTCTTTCTGAGGTCATGCCAAAAACGGTTGTCTGATTGATCCCTTGTTTCTTTCTCAATTTGTTTACACTCTTCCAGTTTGATTTGCTCACCAGCATAGTAAATTGAATCCTTTGGTGGGAGGACTGTGGTGTACCCTGGGGTGTATATAACTCGTGTTGGCAGGTCAGGAAAATCTCTGCACTGGGGAATGTTTCTTATGTGGGAATAGTCAGTTGCAAGCTTTTGTTGGTATGAAATGACACTTCCACTAGGAACTAAACCAAACTTGCTCTCAATATATGAAGCATCAGAAGGAAAAAGGCTTGCAAACTGGGTCTCTGGAAAATTGCACATAATTTGTTGCTGAAAATTGGCTATGAATTTCTTTGGAGGGAAGTCAGAGGCTATTGGGTTGTACAGGCTGCTCTTAACCCCATCAAAAGAGCGCTTTTTTCCCCTGTTTAATTTTAACTCTGGCTTCCTCAGCTGAATTTCTTGTGAACATTCTGGTGCTACCCCAGCTGTTCTTGGTTTGTGCTACTCCTGAGGCAGAGAGGTCTTTGAAGGAATAACTGGAACAGTTTTTAAGCCCAGCATGCTGTAATGTGCTGCCTGATAAAGAAAGGCGACTTTGTGGTTGCAGATTCCTTGACCTGCCTTGCAGCTACATGAATGCTCCATAACCTTTAGTACATCACTTTGTTGACAGTCTATACACAACTAAAAAGCGAAAGAGGAAAACACCTGTTAATACAACATCTGGGAAAAGTATTCCACTTGCGCGCATCTCTTTTTTCAAGAATATATTGGGTGGCTAAAATAATTGTTTGTAATAATTAAACCTATGAATTATCTAACCAGTCTCAAATCGGAGTGTGATCTGAAACTACCACAAGAACAGAAAGTAGAAAATAAGACCACCGTACGAATAGCAACTTCAGTcttcataaacaaataaattctaTATACTGACCTTAAGTTGATGCGGGTCTTCGTTCTTTTTTAGTGATTTAAAACACTTACAGTTCATGTACACTTTACTCTCGTTCTCAGGATGTGTAGcaactaaaataaaagatacGAACTTCCTTCCATTTAACGTTCTGTGACACGAAAACAGCAAAACTAAGAGCTTCTCAAACCTTGAAATTCGTGGATAAATCCTTTCACGAAGAACTTGTATCCTTTTACGCGACCACTTTTAGGGGCTTTTTCTACGTTTAAAAAATCATCCACATCTTTCATGACAATTTCAGGAAGCCGCTGTAATGAAGAAGTCCAGCCAGAAACTACTAGTGAACTTACAGAATAAACAGGCCCGTTCGGCCGGttatccgccatcttggatttcatGCGTtattagcctcgctttcattccaaaatggctcCCGCGTGAAAAGAGCCTATAGCGGTATTTCAGTGGTAAAACTTCTTAACAGTCTTTCGCTCTTGTGTGATCGAATTTTCGTCGGCGGCTTCATGCACAATATTGAGTTAGGCAGATTTCCGAGTAAATGTTGTCATAGATCGACTGAGGTGGGAGTTCAGCCGAGACGGCCCTGTCAGTTGAAGTCTGCTAAGGTAAGATGAGTTCGCtattcctttcgttttgtatGTAATCTCAAGCTAACATAAGCAAGCACAGcctattaaattttcttttaaaaattaatgtattttactttCCTTCTTGTCAACAGATAAAAATCTTATAAGAAATGCCAGCGTTATTAACGTCCTCTTCTTCACCAGTTCCTAAATTTTAATTACTAGTTTCAACTAGCAACTTGTGTGGAGGTTTTACTATAACGCCATGGATTGAAATCAGGGGTTAGATAATAGGGGAACTGTAGGAAGCTGCACAGTAGATAGTTGATGAAGGTGCATGCGAGCTATtgctatttcctatttttttgtgtctttaaAATTCGATTGTTCTTCAGggaatttttcctattttttgtgctcatggctggagaaaaataatgttgtaagcttgtgcttcatgttgacaaaacaattattttgaaccTCGCAATGCTGACTATAATGATGCATGTCCATTTAATACTGCTATTTTGTTCCCACTTTAagattttcttattttgtgacccttttatccacttgacaccctgtaaatagcaatttgttgaaattacTGTATACATTATGTGGAGGGTAAACCTCTGCAATGCAGCATGCCAAAATACTATAATTTATACAAATGAACTTCTAATTCACATTAACTCTGAACTGCCAAATATTTATGACTTGCTTTGTGCCCACAAGTCaacttgaaatttaaataatactcaatattttatcttccaacctcatcagaaagtaaattcAACTTAAGCTGGTCAATGCATTGAACAAGTTTCCATCTTAAGATATTTGGGTATGTCACTATGTGAATTGAACATTACCTTTCCCGGCATCATGATcttcattatacatgtatttgtgacaataattattgtattgcaTCATAATTAAGGTAAAGCATTATCTCAGTGAACATTGTCTATTCAATATCTATTATTCACTTTTTTACCCATATTCACTAAATGGCTAcatatctacatgtatcttcatACTAGATTCTGCAAAATCTTGAAAAGACATAACGCAGGTGGTTGGTAGGGACTGGTTAGTGCAGTAGTTTCACTTTAAAAGCATTGTCATCATCAAGGCTGAGTACATCAGGGGCAAGTTTATTCCAATTATAGATTGTGCATGACCGAAAGCTGTATTCATCACACATTGTGGGGTAATTAAAAAGTTATTAGAATCATCAATGACGTTCCCCTActgcgggtctaaaacacaggtcacatttgacCGCTCACTCGTTGCAAATCATTGTttcacctttttgaaagtaacccaaaaccctcaatttggctaaccccaGCCTTAAAACCAACCttgggcctagggttagccaaattgagggttagggctactttccaaaaggtaaaacaatgacctgcaatgagtgacctgtggaatgtgacttgTGTTTTAGACATGCTGTACCCCTACAAGATTCTATTACCTCACATTATCTTTCgttaggtctattgaaatgtcacgataattattgttaaaatgcACACAAGTAATTATGTATAATTATCTTGGGTTTCTAagcaatataaaaataataaccaaCTCAGGATGTGTCTTTGCAGCAtttattccttccttccttatgCTATGACAGATATACAACAATTCTGCTCATTTGTTATTGGAAAATGACCTTCCTCTTTCCCTTCAAAACAGCATatctaaaatcctattttaaaaagcaattttttaacACTATTTTGCCTAATACTGATTTCCTTACTCACTGGTATGTACAGCTACACTTGTATTTGCTTATTTATCAGactgtctaaatattgcaactgaatggaTATCCTGTTCAATACATTGAGTTCAACCGGTACATTTAAGTTAAGAATATAATAATCATCCTTTGCCTGAGATAGTTGTTAACTTGAATGTAATCAAACTACAGATGGCAGTCACAAATGTTTCACGTGGTTACGTCACAATTACTATTTCAATTAAgcatttcacataatttttaggtataatgacttccaaaaaaattaacttgtactttcttcaaagttattgtaaataagatgacaaaatttgtataaactacctttaatgttgtaataataatttacggGCAACCTACCATAtgtaaattttgtaaatggaGAGAGCTTAAATGTAtaattgttatagttctttgtcACAGTTAGTTATTAACTTGAACAcatagaccaaattggctaactcagtgttgtacccaattcaaatctcctggggGTAAGATTCtttttgtattgtatttgcattataatgtagcattcacattcaaatgatatggaaattcctggaaaatttataataaattttacttttttaagcctCCAAAAGTTGTCTGTCGTCTGACTTTTTAAACTGCACACATGAATCCATATGTCAAGGTTTGGACTGCAAATCTCACAAGGATCCTTTTGGGTGCCTAGATCTCTCTTGGCTCAGGTAGTACAATTAAACctttacataattatataatttttaatttgagaaTAATTACAGGAAAGTGCTTCTTGTACTTTTTAGTGACTGAGTTGCACAGTGCacagggcttctgtgtgaatgagaccacaattgtgtataacagccagaagtcacgctacttagccaagtgctggaaccTCACTCAAGAATGCAATGCccatttttaaagtttgttcACCCCTGTGCACCTCACTGACAATACTGCATTTGCAAAACTGGgtttgaaaacctgaaaaaattaTCTTAGCAACAATGCTAACTTTACAGCTACGTTAATCCcctcttaaaaatttaaatttctatcCCGTAACTGCAAACAAACGCTTGTGTGACAATGTGATCCACAAAGTGTCACGGCATCACTGATATGTAGAAGCAAATATGTCTGCTTAGATGGCTCTGATTCGAGCGTTATTTTGACCAACGGGTGCAATacttaaatttcttttgatttcaccAAATAATTAAGGtagtccttgaaaatcttttGACCGAGCCGATCCCCATATCACGATTTAGTTATTGAGTTATAAACAGAAATGCAGAggcattcaagttttcaagtgcaATCTAATTCCACTCCCGAACTGTCGTATTGacaagaaatgccaaaaaaagttaACGGAAGAATCCACAAAATAATCATTTGGCCTGAATTAAATCTAAGGTTCGTAGGACTTGGTGAGAACGTTAGATTTATGATATATTGAAGTTTCTAAAAACTAGCAATGTCAGAAAGTGTGAGGCTATAAtactaatattttcaaaatgatatccGACCAGCGGAACTTTGTCTGGCTAGGGTGCATTGGGAGTGCACCATGAAACGTTACCAGATTTTGCCAACAGGTAGTATACTAAGAGAGGTATTCCCCGTTAACGGGAATTCCCATATCACGAAGCGGGACAAAAGTCTCAGGGGTATGACCACAAATTTCCGTTTGaggtaaaacaaaaactaaatttattaatcaaaacattcatctcgcctaacaacaaaaatcatgggTTGGAAACGACAACTGTACCCATCAAATGGAAGGACTAGTTAATTAAAGTGTTGTACTAGAGTTAAACGAAGAAatgatgcaaaagaaaaaggtgagaCGTTCTTGTTGAACAACACCATGGAATATCGAatgacaacaacatgatttcttcatcaccacaaaacgaagcaaccaaaaacctaaaataggAACTCGAGGAATCAAAGATGAGTTACACTTACCAAAACAGTGATATCTATTTAGTTTGACAATAACTATGATCTGAAGCAGACCCTGGGACAGCACAAAAATGGATCGAAAGTGTGCTTGCCAAATGCTCGTTGCAGACAATCCGTCATCTTGACCGGCGACACCTCGACACAAAAAGACTTTTATCGACCGGAAAACTTTGGTAATCGATGTCACACAAGATTTTTTGTCTTAACCTTGAGTTGCTTTTCGCGGTAATATGTTTGATTTGGCTTGCTGACGGCCTGTTTATGAAAGCTTTATCGGTAAACTTTTGGTTGTCCGATTTGACAGCGCACAAAACCGCGTGATTGTCgaaaactgagaaaacaaaaaaaaattacgcgCCTGCGCAGTCAAAAGTCACCCTTGCTTGTCCGTGGTCCGTGGTGAAAGTTTACTGTAAGATCGAGACGAGCCCctgattggttgataatttGCTTGTGCCCACGCTTTTTTGACACGCGAGCGagcgaaataacaaacaaaatggcggccgaagaTGTCTTGTTCCATTACTTGCtataggaattttttttagccACAGTATCGTGTACACCttttttctttcggaatagCGGTATTTCAGTGGTAAAACTTCTTAACAGTCTTTTGCTCTTGTGTGATCGAATTTTCGTGGGCGGCTTCATGCGCAATATTGAGTTAGGCAGATTTCCGAGTAAATGTGATAGATCGATTGAGGTGGGAGTTCAGCCGAGACGGCCCTGTCAGTTGAAGTCTGCTAAGGTAAGATGAGTTCGCTATTCCTTTCATTTTGTATATAATCTCAAGCTAACATAAGCAAGCACAGCCTattaaatgttcttttaaaaattaatgaattatactttccttcttgtcaacagaaaaaaaccttATAAGAAATGCCAGCGTTATTAACGTCCTCTTCTTCACCAGTTCCTAAATTTTAATTACTAGTTTCAACTAGCAAACTTGTGTGGAGGTTTTACTATAACGCCATGGATTGAAATCAGGGGTTAGATAATAGAGGAACTGTAGGAAGCTGCACAGTAGATAGTTGATGAAGGTGCATGCGAGCTATtgctatttcctatttttttgtgtctttaaAATTCGATTGTTCTTCAGGGAATTTTTCCTATTCTTTATGCTTATGGCTGGAGAGAGAAAAATGTTGTAACCTTGTGCTTCATGTTGACAAACCAAATATTTTGAACCTCGCAATGGTGACTATAATGATGCATGTCCATTTAATACTGCTATTTTGTTCCCACTTTAagattttcttattttgtgacccttttatccacttgacaccctgtaaatagcaatttgttgaaattacTGTATACATTATGTGGAGGGGAAACCTCTGCAATGCAGCATGCCGAAACACTATGTTATACAAATGAACTTCTAATTCACATTAACTCTGAACTGCCAAATATTTAGGACTTGCTTTGTGCCCACAAGTCaacttgaaatttaaataatactcaatattttatcttccaacctcatcagaaagtaaattcaacttaagctggtcaatgccttgaacaaGTTTCAATCTTAAGATATTTGGGTATGTCACTATGTGAATTGAACATCACCTTTCCTGGCATCATGATcttcattatacatgtatttgtgacaataattattgtattgcaTCATAATTAAGGTAAAGCATTATCTCAGTGAACATTGTCTATTCAATATCTATTATTCGCTTATTTACCCATATTTACTAAACGGCTAcatatctacatgtatcttcatACTAGATTCTGCAAAATCTTGAAAAGACATAATGCAGGTGGTTGGTAGGGACTGGTTAGTGCAGTAGTTTCACTTTAAAAGCATTGTCATCATCAAGGCTGAGTACATCAGGGGCAAGTTTATTCCAATTACAGATTGTGCATGACCAAAAGCTGTATTTATATTCATCACACATTGTGGGGTAATTAAAAAGTTATTAGAATCATCAATGACGTTCCCCTActgcgggtctaaaacacaggtcacatttgacCGCTCACTCGTTGCAAATCATTGTttcacctttttgaaagtaacccaaaaccctcaatttggctaacgccagcctaaaaaccaaccttgggcctagggttagccaaattgagggttagggttactttccaaaaaggtaaaacaatgacctgcaatgagtgacctgtggaatgtgacttgTGTTTTAGACATGCTGTTCCCCTACGATATTATATTACCTCACATTATCTTTCgttaggtctattgaaatgtcacgataattattgttaaaatgcACACAAGTAATTATGTATGATTATCTTGGGTTTCTAagcaatataaaaataataCCCAACTCAGGATGTGTCTTTGCAGCAtttattccttccttccttatgCTATGACAGATATACAACAATTCTGCTCATCCGTTATTGGAAAATGACCTTCCCCTTTCTCTTCAAAACAGCATatctaaaatcctattttaaaaagcaattttttaacACTATTTTGCCTAATACTGATTTCCTTACTCACTGGTATGTACAGCTACACTTGTATTTGCTTATTTATCGGACTGTCTAAATATTACAACTGAATGGATATCCTGTTTAATACATTGAGTACAACCGGTACATTTAAGTTAAGAATATAATAATCATCCTTTGCCTGAGATAGTtgttaacttgaatgtattcacacTACAGATGGCTGTCACAAATGTTTCACCTGGTTACGTCACAATTACTATTTCAATTAAgcatttcacataatttttaggtataatgacttccaaaaaaattaacttgtacTTTCTTCAAAGTTTTGTAAATATGATGACAAAATTTGTATAAACTACctttaatgttgtaataatagggaccttaagatttgAGGACGTCATCTGTCTAGGACGCCACCGGAAGTTCGTTTTTGCCTGATAATGTCACTGCGCATGTCTGTGTGTGAATGGGACGGCGTTTCACATTTAGTGAGTacgccattttttttatttcgcgTCCTACGTAAAACGTgagtatgtttttgtttttggagcTCAAATTATTCATTTCTTTCGCCGTTTTCGCTGTGCTTTTGGATGTTCTATTGTTAACAGTGCTTGTTATTTCATAGATAGACGATGGATTCCAGTTCCGAGTAAGTAGACTCCACATACTTTCCCTATTAACTGGATGGAAAAATTTATCATGTTGAGCATCACTTTATCATGTCATGTGAGAGATCGACTGATGTAAGAAGAGTGTCGTTTTTATCAGTAGTCAAACTCTCACAGCGAGCCTAATCAAATGTTTTCGAGCGCTGCAATTTTTCCTTTGAAGTCTCGATATATTTTCCTCCTGATTGCCATGTTTTGATTAAATTCATGACTTTGTAATTTACTGGTTGCTCTTACACCGTTTCCGCGGCTTGAGAATAGATATATTGGAGATGCTTGTTTTCTGGATAAGTACTGTAATATATTTATTTCTCTCGTAATTAAGGCTCTCATATTTATTATCCATGCAAGTTTCATTCCACTGCAAAGAATACTCGCCGCTATTTATAAAGCCTCcatgacattaattttttctctctATCAAAGACCAGTTAAGTTCAGGATTTTGCATATACGTCTTTCTTTGGGACAATTTGAACAAATTGATACCTACTGTTGAAACTTGTTACAACTGAAATGGTGTTTGATTTGTCGTAAAGTGgttgttgaattttaatttgCTTGGGTTATATTAGAGCATATCAAACATAAAAATCTCAGCAACTAATGCTGTTCAATTCAGTTGCATTAACTCTGAAGCTATATAGCTTGAAATGTAGGCTATTGTAGTGATATTTGCTTATCTTTTAATAGAGTGCCAGCTTTTCCAGGGGTCCAGATGTGGACCAAAGAGCATGACATTCTGCTGTGCAGGGAAGTTCTCTCAGTGAATCCattttctgcaaaaagaaattCGAATGAACGAGGAAAACTGTGGGAGGAAATTAGCACCAACCTGAATAGCACAAGTGGTGTGCGTTTTTTTGTAACAAAAAGATCAGTTCGGGATCACCTCAACATATTAATTAAGAGGTACAGGAAGAAGATGAATGCTGAAGAAAGGTCAACTGGAGTGTCACCTGAACCTACAGAATTGGACCAAGCACTGGCTGATATTATTGAAATGGAGGAAGT encodes the following:
- the LOC137972849 gene encoding uncharacterized protein is translated as MINFYTGFPSWKLLEMFISLVKPCADKIKTWSQEQRNRVKQNKDIPVAVNHDTNYAFVSTLCTEDQLFLFLCKIKLGLFEQDLAERFQISISTVSRTLVTWTNYLYFLLGSLPIWPSREQVDKTMPRSFKDAFPTVRVIIDCTEIKVQTPSSLTLHSEFYSNYKSATTLKGLIGISPTGAVSFVSALYTGSISDREITRRSGLVDLLEPNDGVMADKGFTIEDILTPRNCTLNIPPFLREKPQFSADDVKKTQQIAKLRIHVERAIRRAKEYHLFDSIVPLSLFSSINQLWTVCCILTNFKGPLF